A portion of the Daphnia magna isolate NIES linkage group LG4, ASM2063170v1.1, whole genome shotgun sequence genome contains these proteins:
- the LOC116921220 gene encoding putative methyltransferase DDB_G0268948 isoform X2, whose product MAQKYFEGVAHANLYAKFRPSPPQKLGNQIISYLKKKYTGDLSLCLDVGCGNGQSSKIFSPYFQKVIATDASPAQVKVAKTMNHPPNINFLVSLAEELPVKDGSAQIVTASQACHWFDLATFFKETKRVLCPGGIVALSGYTFPKFLHPTKANDLQSAFNLLYHKRTGSFWGKGRELVDNEYSDITLPFKDLTREEFWTDPITTTMSEFVGYITTWSGFQNYCKVHGPNAGEEILEEFTSSCVKACENYEDNAQLLITRKYFLLMGRI is encoded by the exons atggctcaaaaatattttgaaggGGTTGCCCACGCCAATTTGTACGCGAAATTTCGCCCTAGTCCGCCGCAAAAACTTGGAAATCAAATAATCAGTTACCTTAAAAAGAAG TATACAGGAGACCTAAGCCTGTGTTTGGACGTCGGATGTGGAAATGGGCAGAGTAGTAAGATTTTCTCGCCGTATTTTCAAAAGGTAATTGCTACAGATGCAAGTCCTGCTCAAGTGAAAGTTGCAAAGACTATGAATCATCCCCCCAACATCAACTTCTT GGTTAGCCTTGCTGAAGAACTACCAGTTAAAGATGGATCAGCACAAATTGTTACTGCCAGCCAAGCCTGCCACTGGTTTGATCTAGCAACTTTTTTTAAGGAAACTAAAAGGGTTTTGTGTCCAGGTGGTATTGTTGCTTTATCAGGGTACACCTTTCCAAAGTTTTTACATCCCACAAAAGCAAATGATTTACAAAGCGCCTTTAATCTG CTGTATCATAAAAGGACTGGCTCATTTTGGGGGAAGGGCCGTGAGCTTGTAGATAATGAGTATTCTGATATAACACTACCCTTTAAGGATTTGACAAG AGAGGAATTCTGGACGGATCCAATCACCACCACTATGTCAGAATTTGTTGGCTACATTACTACTTGGTCTGGTTTTCAAAACTATTGCAAAGTTCATGGACCAAATGCAGGAGAAGAAATCCTGGAAGAATTCACATCAAG CTGCGTGAAAGCGTGTGAAAACTACGAGGATAACGCGCAGCTTTTAATTACCCGAAAATACTTTCTTTTGATGGGTCGAATTTAA
- the LOC116921220 gene encoding modifier of mdg4 isoform X1: MERMKNFKSYDWTSSLSAIYRNHSHADITLICEGEKILVHRSVLASLSPLFGQLLMSCESSVEQVIFLEGFRYALMVCLVNFLYNGIAEGSSDDLVTVSKYAKELQVKGLVNSGHSTQPFQLELLEKRKVEEQLQKLQSDESDSDSNSEEDEDLQIVFEKNIQESFPVKKIEVAETIDKSYPSEVVSKRKRSISQSCATAHTEKKKLVLAPILGATELSSKSTLPIKVIRCSICKEIFATKADLKIHLGSQHSDQLTCGICSILFSSRVTLKRHLKKHISSLNGLLGSLSTAHCQA; this comes from the exons ATGGAACGTatgaaaaatttcaaatcttaCGATTGGACTTCGAGTTTGTCGGCAATATATAGGAATCACAGCCATGCAGATATTACTTTAATCTGCGAAGGTGAAAAAATCTTGGTTCACCGCTCCGTCCTTGCTTCGCTTAGTCCTCTATTTGGTCAGCTCTTAATGAGTTGTGAATCCTCTGTTGAACAAGTAATTTTTCTTGAAGGGTTTAG GTACGCTCTTATGGTGTGCTTGGTCAATTTCCTTTACAATGGGATTGCTGAGGGTTCATCAGATGACTTAGTGACAGTTTCGAAGTATGCTAAAGAACTGCAAGTGAAAGGTCTTGTAAACTCAGGCCATAGTACCCAGCCATTTCAATTGGAATTgttagaaaagagaaaagttgAGGAACAACTTCAGAAGCTACAATCAGACGAATCTGATTCAGATTCCAACTCAGAGGAGGATGAAGACCTCCAGATTGTCTTTGAAAAGAACATCCAAGAATCATTCCCTGTAAAGAAAATTGAAGTAGCTGAAACTATCGACAAAAGTTACCCTTCAGAAGTTGtctctaaaagaaaaagaagtatCTCGCAAAGCTGTGCAACTGCACatactgaaaaaaagaaattagttTTGGCACCAATTCTag GTGCAACTGAATTATCTTCAAAGTCGACACTACCGATTAAAGTCATCAGGTGTTCTATTTGTAAAGAAATATTTGCGACCAAAGCCGATCTTAAAATTCATCTGGGAAGTCAGCATTCAGATCAACTTACTTGCGGCATTTGCTCAATACTGTTTTCATCTCGAGTTACTTTAAAGAGGCATTTAAAGAAACATATATCATCTTTGAATGGACTTCTCGGGTCGCTAAGTACTGCCCATTGCCAAGCGTGA